The Cyprinus carpio isolate SPL01 chromosome A5, ASM1834038v1, whole genome shotgun sequence genome has a segment encoding these proteins:
- the LOC122142040 gene encoding glycine-rich protein DOT1-like: MKSCTTSCKSDSNCPNNEKCCSNGCGHYCTAPYTVKLGQCPKPKIQACAESCFHDGQCPATQKCCPTTCGHACSEPRGQGSGWGSSQGRGNVKVKGQGSGQENDQGSGQGRGSGQVKGQGSGRGSGQVKGQGSGQGRGSGQVKGQVSGHAQGSGWGSSQGGGGSGWASGPGWGSGWGSSQGGGGSGQGSGWASGPGWGSGWGSSQGGGGSGQGSGWASGQGSGWESGPGWESGWGSSLGGSGQGSGWGIGQGSGWESGPGWGSGWGSSKVVVVVAREVVGKVVLVGEVVGEVVKVVVVREVVGEVVKVVVVVVREVVGEVVREVVGSSQGDESGH; this comes from the exons ATGAAATCGTGTACCACGTCATGTAAAAGTGACTCTAACTGTCCCAACAATGAGAAGtgctgcagcaatggatgtggACATTACTGTACAGCTCCGTATACAG TGAAGCTGGGTCAATGTCCCAAACCGAAGATTCAAGCATGTGCTGAAAGCTGTTTCCATGATGGCCAGTGCCCTGCCACACAGAAATGTTGCCCAACCACCTGTGGTCATGCATGCAGTGAACCTCGTGGTCAGGGAAGTGGTTGGGGAAGTAGTCAAGGTCGCGGAAATGTTAAAGTAAAAGGTCAAGGAAGTGGTCAAGAAAATGATCAGGGAAGTGGTCAAGGTCGGGGAAGTGGTCAAGTAAAAGGTCAGGGTAGTGGTCGGGGAAGTGGTCAAGTAAAAGGTCAGGGTAGTGGTCAAGGTCGGGGAAGTGGTCAAGTAAAAGGTCAGGTAAGTGGTCATGCTCAGGGAAGTGGCTGGGGAAGTAGTCAAGGTGGTGGTGGTAGTGGTTGGGCAAGTGGTCCTGGTTGGGGAAGTGGTTGGGGAAGTAGTCAAGGTGGTGGTGGTAGTGGTCAGGGAAGTGGCTGGGCAAGTGGTCCTGGTTGGGGAAGTGGTTGGGGAAGTAGTCAAGGTGGTGGTGGTAGTGGCCAGGGAAGTGGTTGGGCAAGTGGCCAGGGAAGTGGTTGGGAAAGTGGTCCTGGTTGGGAAAGTGGTTGGGGAAGTAGTCTAGGgggaagtggtcagggaagtGGTTGGGGAATTGGTCAGGGAAGTGGTTGGGAAAGTGGTCCTGGCTGGGGAAGTGGTTGGGGAAGTAGTAAGGTGGTGGTGGTAGTGGCCAGGGAAGTGGTTGGGAAAGTGGTCCTGGTTGGGGAAGTGGTTGGGGAAGTAGTCAAAGTGGTGGTGGTAAGGGAAGTGGTTGGGGAAGTAGTCAAAGTGGTGGTGGTAGTGGTCAGGGAAGTGGTTGGGGAAGTAGTCAGGGAAGTGGTT GGAAGTAGTCAAGGTGATGAAAGTGGTCACTGA